The genomic segment ACTGGGCATCTTCCGGATGCCGGCCAGCGCCTTTGCCGCCCTCGTCTTCGCGCTCAGCGTCGGCCTGCCATTGCTGACCCTGGCTCTGTCCACGGTCATGAAGGTGCCGGCGCAGTTCACCCCGGACAATTTCACCCTCGACTACTGGATCGGTACCGACGTCCATACCGTGGCGCTCCAGACTGGGATCCTGCTCAGCCCCGATCTCTGGAATGCCGCCTGGAACAGCCTGTCGATCGTGGGCCTGGCATCCATCACTTCGGGACTGCTCGGACTGCTCGTCGGCTACGTTGTGGTGCGCACGCCCATCCGCCCGCTCGGCACCTTCCTGCGCCAGGTGACGTTCCTGCCCTATCTCGTGCCGGGCATTGCATTCGCGGCGGCCTATCTCTCGCTCTTCGCCGTGCCCCGCGGCCCCATTCCGGCACTCTACGGCACCGTCTTCATCCTCATGCTCGCGCTGATCGCCGAGCAGATGCCCTATGCCTCGCGCGCCGGCATCTCGGCCATGATGCAACTGGGCAAGGACCCGGAAGAAGCGGCCCAGATCGCCGGGGCCGGCTGGTTCCGCCGCCTCGTGATGATCGTGCTGCCGATCCAGAAGGGCTCGCTCGCCACCGGCATTCTCCTGCCGTTCATATCGGGCATGAAGGGGTTGAGCCTTTTCGTCGTGCTCGCCGTGCCCAGCACTGACGTGCTGACGACCTTCTCGCTGCGCCTGGTCGACTACCATTACACCCAGGCTGCCAACGCCGTGGTGCTGATCGTGGCCGCAATCGCCTATTTCGGCACCGTACTGGGCCAGAAACTCACCAAGACCAATCTCGCTGAAGGACTGGGTGGCTAACATGCCGACGATCAATCTACGCAATGTCGAAAAGAGCTATGGCGGCGGCGCTGCCAATGCCGTCAGCGACCTGGACCTCGAAATCGGGGACGGCGAATTCATGTGCCTGCTCGGGCCTTCCGGGTGCGGCAAGACCACCACCCTGCGCATGATCGCCGGCCTCGAGCATCTGAGCGACGGCGAGATCCAGGTGGGGGAGCGCAAGGTGGACTCGGTCAATGCCGGCATTTTCGTGCCCCCCGAGAAACGGGAGATGGGCCTAGTCTTCCAAAGCTACGCCCTCTGGCCGCACCTGACCATCGAGCGCAACACCGATTTCGGCCTGCGCCTGCGCAAGGTGCCCAAGGCCGAGCGCGAGGAGCGCGTGGAAAAAGTCATGCGCACGCTCGGCATCGAGCAGTATCGCGACCGCTACCCGTCCCAGCTCTCGGGCGGCCAGCAGCAGCGCGTGGCGCTGGCCCGCATGCTGGCGGTCAATCCCGAAGTGCTGCTGCTCGACGAGCCGCTCTCCAATCTCGATGCGCGCCTGCGCCTCGAGATGCGGGCCGAGCTCAAGCGCCTGCACAACGAGTTCAAGACCACCATCGTCTTCGTTACCCACGATCAGTGGGAAGCCATGACCCTGGCCACCACCATCGCGGTGATGAGCGAGGGGCGCCTCCAGCAGGTGGGCTCGCCCAACGATATCTACGACCGGCCGGCCAACAGGTTCGTAGCCGAGTTCGTGGGCAGTCCGCCCATCAATATCCTCGAGCTTGGCGACCAGGCCGATGGACTGGCTGCGGCCGCCAGCCGCTACCTCTCCGAGCGTTATCCCTCGCTTTCGCAGGTGTCCTCGCTCGGGGTGCGGCCCGAGGCGGTGCGTTTCACCTCCGATGCATCCGAGGTCAAGGAGGGGAGTTTCGCGGTGCCCGCCGAGGTTGCCGGTGTGCTGCCTACGGGCGGCAGCTGGATCATCGAGCTGGTCGCGCATGGCCACAAGCTCTTCGCCGTCAGCCACGAACTGCCCGAGGTCGAGGCAGGCCAGTCGGTCACGGTCTGGGCAAAGCCCAAGGCGCTGCATGCGTTCGACGCCTCCGGGCGGCGTTCGCAGGCTGCCGACGCACTCTTCTGTCCGCCCAAGGTGCAGTGAGCATCAGGGCCACCAAGGCGAAAACCGCCAAAATAGGAGGAAGTCTAGATGACGTTTAAGGGGAGGATCGCGCGAGGCGCGCTGGGAGCGGGTGTCTTCGCGCTGCTGGCAACCACGTCGCTCGCCGCTTTGGCCCAGGATTTCAACCTCGATGCCCTCATCGAGGCCGCCAAGAAGGAAGGCCCGATCGGTGTCTACGACAGTACCGGCAAGATCGTGGAGCAGTCCGAAAACTTCACCAAGAAGTACGGCATCCAGGCCACCGGCACCAAGGTCAAGGCCACCGCGCAGGTGGAAATGATCATCCGCGAAGGGCAGGCCAAGAACATCCAGGGCGACGTGCTGCTGCTCAGCGACGCGCCCGCGGGCATCGTCGAGCTGGTGCCGCAGGGATTTGCCGAAAGCTGGCTGCCGCCCGACCTCGCCGACAAGATCCCGGCGCAGTACCAGAACCCGCTGATCATCACCAACAGCGCCAATGTCTGGGCCTACAATACCGAGGTCTACGACAAGTGCCCGGTTTCCAACATCTGGGAGCTCACCGACGCCAAGTGGAAGGGCAAGGTGGCCATGCAGGATCCGCTCAACAAGGCGTCCTATGTCGACTGGTTCAACCAGATGGCCCTGCACGCCGACGACAAGGTCGCCGCCGCCTACCAGGACTATTTCGGCAAGCCGCTCGAAACCACCGAGGCTTCCGCCACCGCCGCCTGGGTCAAGGCCCTGGCCGAGAACTCGCCGCTCCTGACCGACGCCGATGAAGCTGCCGCCCAGGCTGCCGGCGCCCCGGGCCAGAAGGAGCCGTTCATGGCATTGATCTCCTCGGCCAAGTTCCGCGGCAACGCCGAAAGCAACTACAAGCTCGGCCTGTGCACGGGCCTCAAGCCCTGGGCCGGCTGGCTCTATCCGAGCGTTGGCCTGATCGCGACCGGCACCAAGAACCCGAACGCGGCCAAGCTCTTCCTGCACTACATGATGACCGAGGAGGGCATCGCCCCGCAGTCGGTCGACGGCAAGATGTCGACCAACCAGGACGTCAAGCTGCCCGCCGATGAGCCCTCGGGGATCGGTGCCGCCCTCGACCAGATGTTCACTTACGACACCGCCAGCGCGGCGGACGACTGGGACGCCCGCCAGGACTGGCAGGATTTCTGGCGCATCAACTACAAGCGCTGACGAACCGGCCGGGCTGCCCGCGCCGGTGGCCCGGCCCTCAAAAAGGGAGGGGACGAAATGAACGGACGTTTGACCAAGCTGGCACTGCTGGGGCTGACCCTGACGAGCCTGTCGGCGCTCGGGGGAGCCGCCGGGGCGCTTGCCGAGGAATTCGATCTCGACGCGCTCATCGCCGCGGCAAAGTCGGAAGCGCCAATCAATATCTATGACTCCACCGGCAAGATCGTGGAGATGGCAGACGCCTTTTCGGCCAAGTACGGCGTCAAGGCCACGGGCATCAAGGTGTCGGCGAACAGCCAGCTCGAAATGATCATTCGCGAGGCCCAGGCCAACAACGTGCAGGGCGACGTGGTGATGCTGACCGACGCGCCGGCATCGGTCGCCCAGCTACTGCCGCAGAATTTCGTTTATAGCTGGCTGCCGCCCGACATGGCCGACAAGGTGCCCGAGCGCTACCACGACCCGCTCGCCGTCACCACCAATGCCAGCGTCTGGGCCTACAACACCGAAGTCTACGACAGCTGCCCGGTGAGCAATATCTGGGAGCTGACCAAGCCGGAATGGAAGGGCCGCGTCGCTTTCTACGATCCGCTGCTCAAGGGTACGTATCCGGACTGGTTCAACCAGATGGCGACCCATTACGACGACCAGATGCGTGACGCCTACAATGCCGCCTTCTCGACGGACCTGCAGACCGACGAGGCTTCCGCGACGGCCGCCTGGGTCAAGGCCTTTGCCGGCAATGCCCCGTTGATCTCGGACGGCGACGACCCGATCGCCGAGGCGGTAGGCGCACCCGGTCAGAAAGAGCCGTTCTTCGGGCTCCTCAGCTCCGCCAAGTTCCGCGACAACGCCGATAAGGGCTTCAAGCTCGGGCTGTGCAAGGATCTCGGCCCGTGGCCGGGCTGGACCTATACCAAGCTCGCCCTCATCGCCACCGGCACCAAGTCGCCCAACCTCTCCAAGCTCTTCGTCCACTACGTGCTGACCGAAGAGGGTATCGCGCCGCAGGCGGTTGACGGCAAGCTGCCTACGAATGTGGACATCAAGCTGCCCGCCGACGAGCCCTCGGGCATCGGCGACGTGCTCGACAAGCTCCAGCAATACGACGCCTCCACCGCGCTCGACGACTGGGATGCGCGCCAGGATTGGCAGGACTTCTGGCGGGTCAACTACAAGAAGTAGCGAACCCGGCCGATCGCCGGAGGCGGGGTCCCTGCCTGCCTCCGGTGCTCCAAGATCAAGGATGCAACATGATTACCCCCACCCAGTCCGCGCAACTGCGCCGCGTCGCCGAGAATGCGGCCCGGATCGCCGGCGACCCGCTGCTGGACGTCTTCCGCTCCGGCATGGGCTACAGTTACAAGCGTGACCGCCACGACATCGTCACCGAGCACGATCGCGCCTCCGAAGCGCGCATCATCGCCGAGATCACCACGGCCGTGCCCGACTCGACGATCGTGGGCGAGGAGGGGGGCGAAACCGGGCAGGGACGCGTGCGCTGGTATGTCGACCCCATCGACGGCACCTCCAACTTCGCCCGTGGCATCGCCAACTGGTGCGTCTCGATCGCGGCGGCGGTGGATGGTGAACTGGTCGCGGGTGTCATCTACGATCCGGTAGCGGGCAACATGTTCGCCGCCGACCGCGAGCACGGCGCTTCGCTCAATACGCGTCCGATCGCTGTCAATGCCGAAGCCGAGGAGGAGCGCGCCGTGCTGCTCACCGGCTTCCCCAACAACAAGCACCTGCGCCTGTTCGGCCGCCAGGCCCTCTACGCCCACGAGGAACTGCTCGATGCGTTCCTGGCCATCCGCACCCTGGGTAGCGGCGCGCTCAACCTGGCTCATGTCGCCGCCGGCTGGGCTGATGCGGTGATCGGCTTCCGCACCAATTCCTGGGATGTCGGCGCCGGCGCCTTCATCCTCGAGCAGGCTGGCGGCCGCTATTTCGGTTTTCGCGACGGCGCACCGGCCACGCCCGCCTTTCTCATGCCTGACTACATCGCCGTCGGCCGCGCCAGCGCCTATCCGAGCCTGCAAGCCATCATGACGCGCCTGACGCGTCCGGCGCACGACGAACACAACGAACCTTCCAAGGAGGCCCTGGGCTCATGACCGACAACAGGCGCGTACCCACCGGCCGGCTCTGCCGCCCCAAGGCGCTGCTGCTCGATTTCGGCGGCGTGATCGTCCTCACCACCAAGAACCCGGCCTGGGCCGATGAACTCGCCGGTCATGTGCTTGCGCTGCTCGAAGCGCGAGGAGCGGTGGCGGGGCTGACGGCCGCGATGATCGCCGAGGACATCAAGGCGGGTAGCATCGCCGACTCTCACTGGAAGAACGCCATGTCCCGCCCGCTCGCCCCCCGCGAGCTGCGCTACGAGGAGTTCTGGGGCGACTTCGTCGCGGCCGACTGGCCGGCGGAGGCCCGCGACGTCGTCGTGGCCGAGGCAAAGGAACTGTGCCGGATCATGGGTCACGCGCGCTCGATCCGCCGCCTTCGCGACGGCATGCTCGAACTGCTCGACGCCGCCGACGCGGCAGGAGTACCGGTGGGCATCGTCAGCAACGCCCTGGCCGGACAGGTTCACCTCGATTTCCTTGCCGAGCACGGCCTGGCCGCGCGTTTCGCCGTGGAGGTTCACAGCGACGCGGTCGGCCTGCGCAAACCCAACCCCGACATGATCCGCATCGCCGCAGAACGGCTCGACGTCCCCGTCGGCGACTGCTGGTACGTGGGTGACAATTTCGACCGCGACGTGCTGTGCGGCACCCGCGCCGGGGTCGGCGGCAATATCCTGATGGAAGCGGGCAAGACCTACGAACTGCCCTATGACCTGCGCGTGCGTCCTGACGCCATCGTTGCCGATCCTGTCGGTCTGCTCGATCTCTTCGTCACTTCCCTTAAGGCGAGCGCCGCCTGAGATGGCCGCTCCCATGTTGCCCAAGACAGACATTGATCTTGTTGCACACCTGTGCAATCAGACGCAAACGACCAGCGGATCGATATCATGAGTGTGATTTCAGCCCTCTCTCCGGCCAGCGATGCCATCTCCGTTCGCGCTCATTTCTGCCGTGAACTGGCGCTTTCCGCCGGAGCTATCGCCCGCAGGGCGTTCGCGGAACGGGAGGGGCAGCCCGTCGATCTCAAGGGGCCGCAGGACTTCCTGACCGAAACCGACGCTGCGGTCGAGCGCCACATTCGTGCACGGGTGTCCGAAGCCTTTCCCGAAGATGGGTTCCTAGGCGAGGAGACTGGCGGCAACGTAGGTGGACCCGGCGTCTGGGTGGTCGATCCGATCGATGGGACCGCCAATTTCGCCCGCTCCATTCCCCATTTCTGCATCTCGATCGCCTATGTGGCCGAAGGGGCGGTGGAACTGGGCGCCATCTACAATCCCGCCCTCGACGAGCTCTATTTCGCCCAGCGCGGACAGGGCGCTACCCGCAACAGCAAGCCGATCCGCGTCGCCGACACACGGCGCTACGATGCCGCCTGCGTCGAACTGGGGTGGTCCACGCGCGTCCCCAACGAAACCTACCTCCAGGTGCTCTCCGACATTCTGGTGCAGGGCGCCAATGTCCGGCGCGCCGCCTCGGGAGCGCTTGGGCTGGCCTATGTCGCCGATGGGCGCTCCGACGCCTATGCCGAGCTCCACATGCACCCGTGGGATTGCCTTGCGGGTCTCCTCCTGGTGCGCGAGGCGGGTGGGGTGACCGCGCCCTTCCTCGAGCTGGATGGACTGGCCAAGGGCGGCGCCGTGCTGGCCTCGGCCCCGGCCATCGCCGAGGGCATCAGCCGGGCGACCGGCATCTCCTTTCTCTGACCGACCGGAATACTCATGGACGCCACGGCCCCGCGCTACGAACGCCCCCCGATCAGCCTGATCGAAAGCGATATCCACCCCTACGGCATCTCGCTCTTCGTCGGCGGCATGGAGGGCGCCAGCGACCTCGAACTCCTCAAGGCCAACGGCGTGACGACCGTGATCAACTGCGCGGTCAATCTCGACTTCAACTATGTCTCCGACCCGCTTTCGCCCCAGGGCCAGCCGGTGGACTACGGATATGGCGACATCCGCTACTACAAGCTCGGCCTGATCGATGGACCGGGGAACCCGGAAACCATGTTCGTGGCCGGATACTACCTTTTGCGCGGCGCGCTCGATCAGGTGCTGCCCGAGCGGCACACCTATCCCCGCCGCGAACGGGGCAACGTCCTGGTCAATTGCCGAGGCGGCCGCAGCCGGTCGGTGGCACTGACCGCGCTGTTCCTGCACCTGACGCTCCCCGACCGCTATCCGCGACTCGAGGACGCGCTCGATCATGTCCGCAGCCAGCGGCAGCTGCGCCGCGATGAATGGTTCGAGACGCCCAAGCCGATGCTGGTCGAGGCGGTTCGCCGCGCCGCCGGCTGGATCCGCATGATCGAAAGCGACCGGACCGGTACCGCGCCGCTCCAGGCCGCCGTCTAGGCGGGGTCGGGGAGGGGAGCGTGGAATCGACGGTCGTCCTCATCGACATCCTTGGTGCGGGAGCCCTGCTGATCTGGGGCCTGCGCATGGTCAAGACCGGCGTAACCCGTGCT from the Youhaiella tibetensis genome contains:
- a CDS encoding ABC transporter ATP-binding protein, with the translated sequence MPTINLRNVEKSYGGGAANAVSDLDLEIGDGEFMCLLGPSGCGKTTTLRMIAGLEHLSDGEIQVGERKVDSVNAGIFVPPEKREMGLVFQSYALWPHLTIERNTDFGLRLRKVPKAEREERVEKVMRTLGIEQYRDRYPSQLSGGQQQRVALARMLAVNPEVLLLDEPLSNLDARLRLEMRAELKRLHNEFKTTIVFVTHDQWEAMTLATTIAVMSEGRLQQVGSPNDIYDRPANRFVAEFVGSPPINILELGDQADGLAAAASRYLSERYPSLSQVSSLGVRPEAVRFTSDASEVKEGSFAVPAEVAGVLPTGGSWIIELVAHGHKLFAVSHELPEVEAGQSVTVWAKPKALHAFDASGRRSQAADALFCPPKVQ
- a CDS encoding ABC transporter substrate-binding protein; translation: MTFKGRIARGALGAGVFALLATTSLAALAQDFNLDALIEAAKKEGPIGVYDSTGKIVEQSENFTKKYGIQATGTKVKATAQVEMIIREGQAKNIQGDVLLLSDAPAGIVELVPQGFAESWLPPDLADKIPAQYQNPLIITNSANVWAYNTEVYDKCPVSNIWELTDAKWKGKVAMQDPLNKASYVDWFNQMALHADDKVAAAYQDYFGKPLETTEASATAAWVKALAENSPLLTDADEAAAQAAGAPGQKEPFMALISSAKFRGNAESNYKLGLCTGLKPWAGWLYPSVGLIATGTKNPNAAKLFLHYMMTEEGIAPQSVDGKMSTNQDVKLPADEPSGIGAALDQMFTYDTASAADDWDARQDWQDFWRINYKR
- a CDS encoding ABC transporter substrate-binding protein, whose amino-acid sequence is MNGRLTKLALLGLTLTSLSALGGAAGALAEEFDLDALIAAAKSEAPINIYDSTGKIVEMADAFSAKYGVKATGIKVSANSQLEMIIREAQANNVQGDVVMLTDAPASVAQLLPQNFVYSWLPPDMADKVPERYHDPLAVTTNASVWAYNTEVYDSCPVSNIWELTKPEWKGRVAFYDPLLKGTYPDWFNQMATHYDDQMRDAYNAAFSTDLQTDEASATAAWVKAFAGNAPLISDGDDPIAEAVGAPGQKEPFFGLLSSAKFRDNADKGFKLGLCKDLGPWPGWTYTKLALIATGTKSPNLSKLFVHYVLTEEGIAPQAVDGKLPTNVDIKLPADEPSGIGDVLDKLQQYDASTALDDWDARQDWQDFWRVNYKK
- a CDS encoding inositol monophosphatase family protein — encoded protein: MITPTQSAQLRRVAENAARIAGDPLLDVFRSGMGYSYKRDRHDIVTEHDRASEARIIAEITTAVPDSTIVGEEGGETGQGRVRWYVDPIDGTSNFARGIANWCVSIAAAVDGELVAGVIYDPVAGNMFAADREHGASLNTRPIAVNAEAEEERAVLLTGFPNNKHLRLFGRQALYAHEELLDAFLAIRTLGSGALNLAHVAAGWADAVIGFRTNSWDVGAGAFILEQAGGRYFGFRDGAPATPAFLMPDYIAVGRASAYPSLQAIMTRLTRPAHDEHNEPSKEALGS
- a CDS encoding HAD family hydrolase encodes the protein MTDNRRVPTGRLCRPKALLLDFGGVIVLTTKNPAWADELAGHVLALLEARGAVAGLTAAMIAEDIKAGSIADSHWKNAMSRPLAPRELRYEEFWGDFVAADWPAEARDVVVAEAKELCRIMGHARSIRRLRDGMLELLDAADAAGVPVGIVSNALAGQVHLDFLAEHGLAARFAVEVHSDAVGLRKPNPDMIRIAAERLDVPVGDCWYVGDNFDRDVLCGTRAGVGGNILMEAGKTYELPYDLRVRPDAIVADPVGLLDLFVTSLKASAA
- a CDS encoding inositol monophosphatase family protein; translation: MSVISALSPASDAISVRAHFCRELALSAGAIARRAFAEREGQPVDLKGPQDFLTETDAAVERHIRARVSEAFPEDGFLGEETGGNVGGPGVWVVDPIDGTANFARSIPHFCISIAYVAEGAVELGAIYNPALDELYFAQRGQGATRNSKPIRVADTRRYDAACVELGWSTRVPNETYLQVLSDILVQGANVRRAASGALGLAYVADGRSDAYAELHMHPWDCLAGLLLVREAGGVTAPFLELDGLAKGGAVLASAPAIAEGISRATGISFL
- a CDS encoding dual specificity protein phosphatase family protein, with the translated sequence MDATAPRYERPPISLIESDIHPYGISLFVGGMEGASDLELLKANGVTTVINCAVNLDFNYVSDPLSPQGQPVDYGYGDIRYYKLGLIDGPGNPETMFVAGYYLLRGALDQVLPERHTYPRRERGNVLVNCRGGRSRSVALTALFLHLTLPDRYPRLEDALDHVRSQRQLRRDEWFETPKPMLVEAVRRAAGWIRMIESDRTGTAPLQAAV